Part of the Kwoniella shivajii chromosome 1, complete sequence genome, AATATAGGTGTGTTCGATTTGAGATGATGGGAAAGTGAAGGGAAAGCAGTAAAGAATGGCCCTATAAAAGATATACTCAATATTTCACCTTTGAGTAAAACCAATGCAGTAAATCGTATACATCTTTTAGGACTCACCTTTCCATGTCGATCGCCTCAATACCAGTGCTGTAGGGTGCATCTTGGGCTGATTCCTTGAGTGTTGAATGATTGTGATAATTAGAAAATCTAAGTGTAAAAGCACCTGATTCCCAGTGGATATCAACAGTCTTGAGTGATGCGAAGGATAATGTGAAAATCGCAATGATGTGGCATTTATTTTCCACTTGATTTCCCCAGTAACTACTAGTTGATTATCACTTTCCCAAACTAATCTTACCAAGTCGCGCTTTCGTGTCCGCTCGAACATTTCATTCACAGTTTCAATTCATTATCAACTTATCAGCATATCGACCATCTAAGCAGATAGTTCCTCACATATTTATCGAGTCTATCTTGCCTTACTAGAACCATAGTATTACTGCCCCTACGCATACATCACGAGCAAGCGACGAAGTTTCCTTCAGAAAAAAGAATAacagaggagaagatcaaaagcCAAACCTCCACCCTTCTATATCCTTCTATCAAAGTTAATCAATCAGAAAAAGTAGGACAAAATGGCTGGAAATGTAGTAGTGATGAGTGAGTATCTCGGCTTAGAGTGGTATAACTGCTATATCTTGTACCACATATACATTTGAAATAGCAGATACCAGCATGCTGAAATGTTCCCTATCATAGATACCGGGCCTGAGCGTCAATCAGGTCGAAAAGCTCAGACTGCTAATATCATAGCTgcaaaggtgagctacagGATCCGTGTatatttgatcaatcatatctGACAAGTGGTATCCTTGCTACACCTTAGACTGTGGCCGATGTAATTAGAACGTGTCTTGGTCCCAAAGCcatgttgaagatgattcttgACCCTATGGGCGGTATTTTGTAAGCTAGCCAAAAAACTCTCTCCTGAGACGTCTAGCTGATACTTGAACGAATCGTTGTCATCGCTTGCAGGCTCACCAACGACGGTCATGCTATTCTCCGAGAGATTGATGTCGCTCATCCTGCTGCAAAATCAATGATTGAGCTTTCAAGAACGCAAGATGAGGAAGTCGGTGATGGTACCACTAGTGTCATCATTCTTGGTATGTACTGTTCCTCGTTCTCACTATAAATGACTAGCTGATTGCGATTGGTCACTCTGATGTTAGCCGGTGAAATCCTTGCATACTCCCTTCCTCTGCTTGAGCGACACATCCACCCTGTAGTCATCATCAGAGCATTCAAAGCAGCACTCAACGATGCCCTCGAAACCATCTCATCCATCTCTATCCCAGTTGATATCTCATCCGAGTCAGAAATGTTAGCATTAATCAAGACCTCCATCGGGACCAAATTCTCTTCAAGATGGTCAGACCTAATGTGTTCATTAGCATTACAAGCTGTAAAAACAGTTGCCGTAACAGCTGAAGCCGAAAATGGTTTGGTCGGATCATCAAACgcaacttccacttcagccGAAGGACAAGAAGGCAAATCAGGTCTAAGTGCATTGAATATCAAGACAGTCGATATCAAGAGATATGCAAGAGTCGAAAAAGTTCCAGGaggtgaaattgaagatTCAAGAGTATTAACAGGTGTAATGATAAATAAAGATGTGACTCATCCTAAAATGAGGAGAAAAATCGAAAATCCAAGAATCGTTTTATTGGATTGTCCATTGGAATAcaaaaaaggtgaaagtcAAACTAATATCGaaattcaaaaagaagaagattggaacAGAATTTTACAgattgaggaagaacaaATTAAATCAATGTGTGAAAAGATCATCGAATTCAAACCTGATTTAGTATTCACTGAAAAAGGTGTTTCAGGTGAGTTTAAACCCTCATTCCGACAGACTTGTCTTACGATCACAGATTGTATATGTGCTAAATCTCTCTTTCGCTTGTAGATCTCGCTCAGCACTACCTCCTCAAAGCAAACATTACTGCCATCCGAAGAGTTCGAAAATCAGATAATAACCGTATCGCTCGAGCTGTTGGAGCAACCATTGTCAACAGAGTAGAAGACTTGAGAGCTGGTGATGTTGGTACTGAATGTGGTTCATTCCATATCGAGAAACTAGGAGACGAGTAAGTCTGGTCAAATCATTCCCCTTGAATGACTCAAGCAGCTAATTATATGTTCAATAGATATTTCACATTCTTAGATAAATGTAAAAACCCTAAAGCTTGTACTATCCTTCTTCGTGGTCCATCAAAAGACATCTTGAACGAAATTGATCGAAACTTGGCGGACGCAATGTCAGTTGCTAGAAATGTCGTTTTCAACCCTATCTTAGCACCAGGTGGAGGAGCCACGGAAATGGCAATCTCAGTAGCTTTGGGTGAAAAAGCAAAATTACTTCCTGGTGTAGCTGGTGCTCCATACAAAGCTATCGCAGATGCTTTAGAAGTTATCCCAAGAACCTTGGTTCAAAATTGCGGTGGGAATGCCATTAGAACTTTGACTGAATTGAGGGTGAGTATGATATCCTCGAGTCTCAAACGGGACTAGATTCCTACTTGATCATCATAAGGAACGTCCTATCGaccaaagaaagaacaacTGCTAACACGCTGTTCTTATTCTCGCCTAGGCTAAACACGCTGAAGGTCTTCACATGTTTGGTGTCGATGGTGACACTGGTAAAGTAGTTGACATGAAAGATTATGGATTATTGGAATCTGCTTCAGTCAAGATTCAAACATTGAAGACTGCTATCGAGGTGAGCTTGAGCATCGAAGACGGTTCGGCCATGACGATCTCCACTCTGCTTTCGAGAGAACTCTAGCTGATGTACAAATGATCCTGTAGTCCGCTACCCTCCTTCTCCGAGTTGACGATATCGTTTCTGCACGAAGACCAGGAGAAGAATctggtggtggcggtggtgtACAGACTAtgggtggagaagaaggaccAGGCGGTGAGATGCCTGAGATGTAAGTTGCAGGAAGTTAAGAACGTGTTATAGCAGGATCCATGCATAGATATAAAATGTATCACTCTTATCGCGTCTATCTGATTTAGTCGATTCGCCAAATAAGCTATACTCTACCACTATTTGCTCCTGACTTGCAAACTAAAACTCGTGAAACACAAGACGAGAACCTTTATAGTGACTTTTCCAAGATTAAGTCTCTTCGTTTCGAATTACCAGCAAAGAAAGTTTTTTCACCGATGACTTGAAAACCTGATTTTTCGTAAAACCTTATTCCTCTTTGATTACCTTCCCAAGCACCCAACCAGATACTCTTCGCACCTAattcttttgctttctctTGTGATCTCTGCATTAAAGTTTGGCTTAATCCTGATCCATGCATAGAGTGATGAGCGTATAACCTTTGAAGTTCGATTGGTTTGTGTTCGGGATCTGATTGGGGGATGGTAGATGCAGGTGTTTGTGATCCTATGACTAATTGAGATACTCCCACAACTGTCTCTGTAGACCCAAGATTCTCTGAGgcagttgaagaagaagaagtggtggtggtggtggtggtggtggtggtggtagtagCTAGAATGAATATATATTTCGAATCGTTTTCCAgttctgatttgatctgtTTGGACGATAATGAAGTCGTCAAATAAGTGTCCAAGTCTTCTGGTGTAACTGAATAAGCAAAGAATTTAGACCATGTTTCGCCAATGAGCTTTGAGACCTGATCTGCATCAGAGGGAGTTCCGATTCTTAGCGTATACTCCAATGACGGTGCTTGTGAGGTCGATGATGGCGCTGAGGTCGAAGATGGGGTGAtggcggaagaagatggatcagcaTGTGTTGGTTCTGTCGGCGGTAAAGATGTCATGTTTGGATTTGCGAAATTTCAAGATTAATATCAAGTTAGCTGTAACGACAGTGATTGTTCCTTTAAGTGATTCGTGATTGCGACTTTATACATGAATATTTCCATATTACGGGAGAGAAGTATATCAACTTTTCGAGTCGAGATATCGAGTACTCGAGTACGAGTAGCAATTCACGACGATTTAAAAAGGGGGCAATCTTATCGCTCAACGCGCTTAATCAACATAGCATAGCACACCCATGTGGGAAAAATATATCATGACATCTACACTTTTTCTGGGGTTTAGATTGATTCATTTTGTTATAACCCCCTTCCCCTAAAAAGGATGGTACAGAATGTATACATGGGCAGATTGTTCTTGACCCATTCTACTTTACTTCACCACACTCGACGCACTAGTTGACTTGGACAATGTCAGGATTCATATTGGGTACCGGATCAGGTATATTAGCTTCTGCAGCTGTGTATTATACACTTTCTACTTCTTTAAGGGAATCTACAGCCGGATTAAGGTCTGAGTGAGTCGTCATTTTATGTGATCAattatctttcctttcaaatagccaaaaaaaaacaacaGATGGATGACTGGGGAATGGGAAAATCCATATACATCATAAACTATGGGAATTGTCGAAACATTTGCATACGATGTCGCTTCTATCCACATACTCGTTCTAcgatatatatatcacaaaACGATTCAGGCCCAAGCTAACTTTATTTCGatcccattttcattttaTCGTCTTTTGATATAAGACTTGATAATTCATCTACATTACTTTCGAGTTCCTTTGATCCTGTCAAACCACcagcaccttcatctttgattggaccttcagcttcaaacgCATACGATCAGTCTTTTGGTGAATTAGTCAAACAAAAATGGAATGAAACTTTTACTTCCATGGTTCATGGTGTACGTTCAACAGATTGGACTTTAGTCAGTAAAAATATATATGAAAGTGGTCAAGGTGTCATTCAAAGAATATCCgaatcaacttcatctccaatcacGACTTCcccatcgtcatcaacatcatcgccaacatcatcgtcatcgtcaacatcaacatcaacatcatctccattGATCCCTTCATTTTCGGGATCACCAATCACCAGTTCACCCGTACATGAACCGGTCAGGGCTCACGAAGAGATAGGTGTCGTCCCTGGAACAACAGGTGTTCTGGATACTGTTGATAAATTACCTGAAACGAAAATCAACACAGGTAAAACTTTAGGTGTAGATTTGAGAAAAGATACTTATGGTTTAGTAGGTGGTAATGAACTGAAAGTTGAACTGAAAAGGAAtgcagagaaagaaggaaggagattaGTCTAGGCTATAACAAGTCATATAGATATAGTATCCACAAGAACAGCCATGCGAAAAGTGGATTTATCACGAGGAAAACAGCTCTTAAAGTCAGATAGAAGTGATCATAACCTacgatgaaggtggaatGGTGAGATTGTCATGCATCAGCGGTGACCATCGCATGAACCATGGAAAGAGCCAAGTAACCTTCATTGATATACGGTAGCTAGCCTGAGCAGGATTTTACTGAGCCCGATTTACCTCATCAAGTATTGAGAAGCATCGAGGGAAAATTTGTTCTGATGAGAATCCCAAGATCACTGATCTTATTTCGTGAAAGAGAGAATATCACCGATATTGACATTCCGTTTTATATGGTATATGGTATGAAAGACACATTAATGGTATAAAAGTTGTTTGTTAAAAAGTCCATATTTTCTTATAGTCCGTTTTTTTTGGCGTGACACAACGCTGTGATTAGGATGGACAAGTCCAATCCCAActatcaccatcttcacattcacctAAACCCAATCCCCACCAATCATTAACTGCCCTAGCTACTGCTTCTCTTCCTGATACAGTCTGAGTTTCCATTCTACATGAGACCATGAGAACAAAGTACGTTATCAGCTTGACCCTTTTAACGTGTGCGTCGGgacgaaaaggagaatgtgACTTACGTTGATACCCAAGCTTCTTGACTTGCTAAATAATGTAATCCTTTTATAGGTTCGACAGGAGCGTACGATGATATAGGTGTTAATTTAGGATATgaatcccattctttccttaATAGCCATGAAGGATCTTCACCAATAACAGATTTCACGAACCGATCACTCAATCTAGTTAAAGAGAAGATCTTTACTGCATattcacctgatccaggtAAAACTTCACCATGCCAAGTGATAGATTGGAATTTAGGTGGTGGGGTGGATCCTTGACGAGAAGTGAtggaagatgtgatgatggtattAGGAATATAAGcgttctctttcaatccaaaAAAGGATGGAACTGGATGAGTTCGAGTGGTTGTGAAGTAAGTCACGTGAAGTCTGACATATTCTTGTTTGCTAAAGATGACGTGAGGTCAGCCGTGCATTCCTATTTTGGGCACCACACAAAGCGTATGATGGAGCACCTACGGAATAGATTTCCTGAACTGTTTTTGGATATCTTTGGAGATAGGAGATGAGTGCCAAGGAGCAGCGAAGAACACAGCGTCGAAAGGCTCGTCATGATTGAATTCAGTCTTATTAGATTTTACGACAAATTGTTGAACACCATTGGATTTGGTTGGAACAATGTCAGACACCTGTTGAAGAAGGGCGATTTTATGGAGTTTAGCCCACCATAAA contains:
- a CDS encoding T-complex protein 1 subunit gamma, which gives rise to MAGNVVVMNTGPERQSGRKAQTANIIAAKTVADVIRTCLGPKAMLKMILDPMGGILLTNDGHAILREIDVAHPAAKSMIELSRTQDEEVGDGTTSVIILAGEILAYSLPLLERHIHPVVIIRAFKAALNDALETISSISIPVDISSESEMLALIKTSIGTKFSSRWSDLMCSLALQAVKTVAVTAEAENGLVGSSNATSTSAEGQEGKSGLSALNIKTVDIKRYARVEKVPGGEIEDSRVLTGVMINKDVTHPKMRRKIENPRIVLLDCPLEYKKGESQTNIEIQKEEDWNRILQIEEEQIKSMCEKIIEFKPDLVFTEKGVSDLAQHYLLKANITAIRRVRKSDNNRIARAVGATIVNRVEDLRAGDVGTECGSFHIEKLGDEYFTFLDKCKNPKACTILLRGPSKDILNEIDRNLADAMSVARNVVFNPILAPGGGATEMAISVALGEKAKLLPGVAGAPYKAIADALEVIPRTLVQNCGGNAIRTLTELRAKHAEGLHMFGVDGDTGKVVDMKDYGLLESASVKIQTLKTAIESATLLLRVDDIVSARRPGEESGGGGGVQTMGGEEGPGGEMPEM